The following are encoded in a window of Limibacter armeniacum genomic DNA:
- a CDS encoding phosphatase PAP2 family protein, translating into MTEYINELDKQLFLWFNGLHNDFSDQFFYFITQSKTWVPLYLIIALVMFWKFGWKRGLLMLAAIGAAVGLADFITSGIFKPWIQRPRPSHALDLEGLVHLVNNYKGGQFGFMSSHASNTMALASALYLFWRKTFSWIWVIFPWAILVAYSRIAVGVHYPGDIVAGMTVGALCGINMYLVSKIIEQKFLSKGHIHP; encoded by the coding sequence ATGACTGAATATATCAATGAACTAGACAAACAGTTGTTTCTTTGGTTCAATGGACTTCACAACGATTTTTCTGACCAATTTTTTTATTTCATTACACAATCTAAAACATGGGTCCCTCTTTATTTGATCATTGCTCTTGTAATGTTCTGGAAGTTTGGTTGGAAACGTGGATTACTTATGCTCGCTGCAATAGGTGCAGCAGTAGGACTTGCTGACTTTATCACATCAGGCATTTTTAAGCCATGGATTCAACGCCCAAGACCATCTCATGCCCTCGACTTGGAGGGACTCGTACACCTTGTCAATAATTACAAAGGAGGGCAATTTGGTTTTATGTCTTCCCATGCGTCGAATACGATGGCACTTGCTTCTGCATTATATCTTTTCTGGCGCAAAACATTTTCTTGGATATGGGTCATATTTCCCTGGGCAATTCTCGTGGCCTACAGTAGGATTGCGGTCGGAGTACACTACCCTGGTGATATTGTAGCAGGAATGACTGTAGGGGCTTTATGTGGAATCAATATGTATTTAGTCTCTAAGATTATTGAACAAAAATTCCTCTCTAAAGGACATATACACCCGTAA
- a CDS encoding DUF6588 family protein, with protein MMKYTILFTIWLLPAIAYTQTIDELVSRYTGENGEAYMQPMSDVFGTSINSGWFRSAYIEKGGVQFYFGIVTTLAVISQDKKSFQADFDDVFVPINGQQHVDAPTIFGSSKAVVVDGQGGTQAYYPGGADISTLPFAVPQFSIGSILGTEASFRFFASDFTGSIGKLKLIGVGVRHSISQYLPKNFPLDLAAGFYWQRFKTNDMVKSNNYITSLQASYDFRILTFYGGLGLESSNMDITYQVSGNTDQVSILLKEKRTFRLTAGTSFNIGFLKVNADYSISPLQNVLTLGFGVGLGEQ; from the coding sequence ATGATGAAATATACTATACTGTTTACTATTTGGCTACTACCAGCCATTGCTTACACCCAAACCATTGATGAACTTGTCAGTCGCTATACAGGTGAAAATGGAGAAGCTTACATGCAACCAATGTCGGATGTATTTGGTACCAGCATCAATAGTGGTTGGTTTCGATCTGCCTATATAGAAAAAGGGGGTGTCCAGTTCTATTTTGGTATTGTAACAACATTGGCTGTCATCTCTCAAGATAAAAAAAGCTTTCAGGCCGACTTTGATGATGTTTTTGTACCTATAAACGGCCAACAGCATGTTGATGCACCTACCATCTTTGGAAGTAGCAAGGCTGTTGTAGTTGATGGACAAGGGGGAACCCAAGCCTATTACCCAGGAGGTGCAGATATTAGTACGTTACCATTTGCAGTTCCACAGTTTAGTATTGGTAGTATTCTGGGGACAGAAGCATCTTTTCGTTTCTTTGCTTCTGACTTTACAGGCAGTATAGGTAAGCTCAAGCTAATAGGTGTGGGTGTCAGACACAGTATTTCCCAATATCTACCTAAAAACTTTCCATTAGACTTAGCTGCTGGCTTCTATTGGCAACGCTTCAAGACCAATGATATGGTAAAGAGTAACAACTATATCACATCACTACAAGCTAGTTATGACTTCAGGATACTTACTTTTTATGGTGGATTGGGACTTGAATCATCCAATATGGACATCACTTACCAAGTGTCTGGCAATACAGATCAGGTCAGTATCCTACTAAAAGAAAAACGGACATTCAGACTTACGGCAGGAACCAGCTTTAATATTGGCTTTCTTAAAGTCAATGCTGACTATAGCATTAGTCCATTACAAAATGTACTGACGCTTGGCTTCGGAGTTGGGCTTGGCGAACAATAA
- a CDS encoding 2'-5' RNA ligase family protein codes for MTIEHLLDHKYREIAHSGISALTSGKEYIDAHLQLPDSDRRMGLTLLVTLEGEVLNHFCAVHQKLQPIEPYQYYYPTSDIHLTVMDLIGAKEDLRLDRKLIQSYMNIFDEVLSQTPSFNVYFKGVAVSNGAVIAKGYYDQPLYQLRNSIRQKAKERKLLLEERYESFTAHATIVRFKDRMRRHGEFINSVKSMEALNMGKFRVKEIEFVYHDWYNIEYKKVLLGKYTLKS; via the coding sequence ATGACAATAGAACACCTTTTGGATCACAAGTACAGGGAAATTGCCCACTCCGGTATTTCTGCCCTTACTTCCGGTAAGGAGTATATTGATGCCCACCTTCAGCTTCCTGATAGTGACAGGCGTATGGGGCTTACACTTCTAGTAACTTTAGAAGGTGAAGTACTAAATCATTTCTGTGCCGTTCATCAGAAACTGCAACCGATTGAACCATATCAGTATTATTATCCTACATCGGATATTCACTTAACTGTTATGGACTTGATTGGGGCTAAGGAAGACTTACGTCTTGATAGGAAACTTATCCAGTCTTATATGAACATCTTTGATGAGGTACTCTCACAGACTCCATCATTTAATGTTTATTTCAAAGGTGTAGCAGTCAGTAATGGTGCTGTAATCGCCAAAGGTTATTATGATCAACCGCTTTATCAGTTACGTAACAGTATTCGGCAAAAGGCGAAAGAGCGTAAACTCTTGTTGGAAGAACGGTATGAGTCCTTTACGGCTCACGCAACAATTGTCAGGTTCAAAGACCGCATGAGAAGACATGGTGAGTTCATCAACTCTGTCAAGTCAATGGAAGCCCTTAACATGGGGAAATTCAGGGTAAAAGAAATTGAATTTGTCTATCACGATTGGTATAACATTGAGTATAAAAAAGTGCTACTCGGCAAGTACACCTTAAAATCATAA